Proteins from a genomic interval of Lycium ferocissimum isolate CSIRO_LF1 chromosome 2, AGI_CSIRO_Lferr_CH_V1, whole genome shotgun sequence:
- the LOC132046705 gene encoding probable serine/threonine-protein kinase PBL7, translated as MGFLQSSYTNSIEPIHSSYPLKTQSLDTDTNDHELKIKSLIYRMIWDFGLACFNPTRLRRGSGKDNNDKGKSVSSLEHNKAWLLAESGACGTELINAEPHSVHSSFRFSFCSQVELESMNVNNRCSSATVLMVNLDNGLTDPLSRELKWRKIQSLERSISPVTHSLIRFTYAEIASATRNFSKGRVLGRGALSYVFRGRVGFMRTTVAIKRLEREDKESPKAFCRELMIASSLHNPYIVPLVGFCIDPEEGFFLVYKYVSGGSLEHHLHDKKKRGVKSSPALPWSTRYKVAVGIADSIGYLHYGTERCVVHRDIKPSNILLSSKKTPKLCDFGLATWTPAPSVPFLCKTVKGTFGYLAPEYFQHGKISDKTDVYAFGVVLLELLTGRKPIEGKGGPGEENLVLWAKPLLQQGALEKFLDPRLKFPRKNLDQITRMTQAAAACIHSEESRRSSMDEIIAILRGTEVRSLNRKKSISSNNCMIECYPQLQRTKSEMNSHLALAMLGVTDFEGDDFCCR; from the exons ATGGGGTTTCTTCAAAGTAGTTATACTAACTCTATAGAGCCTATTCACAGTTCATACCCTTtaaagactcaatctttagACACTGATACTAATGAccatgagttaaaaatcaagTCTTTAATTTACAGAATGATTTGGGATTTCGGGTTGGCCTGTTTTAACCCGACCCGACTCCGGCGAGGGTCCGGCAAGGATAACAATGATAAGGGTAAAAGTGTCAGTAGCTTGGAACATAATAAAGCTTGGTTACTTGCTGAGTCAGGTGCTTGTGGTACTGAGTTAATTAATGCTGAGCCACATTCTGTTCATTCTTCTTTTAGGTTCAGTTTTTGTTCTCAGGTTGAACTTGAGTCTATGAATGTGAATAACAGATGTTCTTCTGCAACTGTTTTGATGGTGAATTTGGATAATGGGTTGACTGATCCTTTGTCTAGAGAGCTTAAATGGAGGAAAATTCAATCACTTGAGAGGAGTATTTCACCTGTCACTCATTCTTTAATTAGGTTCACTTATGCTGAGATTGCTTCTGCTACTCGCAATTTTTCTAAAG GTAGAGTTTTGGGAAGAGGAGCATTGAGCTATGTTTTCAGAGGAAGAGTTGGATTTATGAGGACTACTGTTGCGATTAAGCGGTTAGAAAGGGAAGACAAGGAATCTCCAAAGGCATTTTGTAGGGAATTGATGATCGCTAGTTCTCTTCATAATCCATACATTGTTCCTCTGGTTGGTTTTTGCATTGATCCAGAGGAGGGTTTCTTTTTGGTATACAAGTATGTATCTGGCGGAAGTTTAGAGCATCATTTGCACG ATAAGAAGAAGAGGGGAGTGAAAAGTAGTCCAGCACTTCCATGGTCTACACGGTATAAGGTGGCCGTAGGCATTGCAGATTCAATAGGGTATTTGCATTATGGCACTGAGAGGTGTGTTGTTCACAGGGACATCAAACCCTCCAACATTCTTCTCTCATCAAAGAAGACGCCCAAG TTGTGTGACTTTGGTTTAGCTACATGGACTCCTGCACCTTCTGTTCCTTTCCTTTGTAAAACAGTTAAAGGAACATTCGG GTATTTAGCTCCTGAATATTTTCAGCATGGTAAAATATCGGATAAAACCGATGTTTATGCCTTTGGAGTCGTCCTCCTGGAGCTGCTAACTGGAAGGAAGCCAATTGAAGGGAAAGGAGGACCAGGAGAAGAGAACTTGGTGTTGTGG GCAAAGCCACTGCTGCAGCAAGGAGCTCTTGAAAAGTTTCTTGATCCGAGACTCAAATTTCCTCGAAAGAACCTAGACCAAATAACTCGGATGACTCAAGCAGCAGCTGCATGTATACACAGTGAAGAATCTCGAAGGTCCAGTATGGATGAGATCATTGCCATATTGAGGGGCACAGAAGTTCGTTCATTGAACAGGAAGAAGTCTATTTCCAGTAATAATTGTATGATTGAGTGTTATCCCCAGTTGCAGCGGACCAAAAGTGAAATGAATAGTCACTTAGCCTTGGCAATGTTAGGAGTAACTGACTTTGAGGGTGATGATTTTTGTTGTCGTTGA
- the LOC132048302 gene encoding polcalcin Nic t 1 produces the protein MAEDPQDVADRERVFKRFDLNGDGKISSAELGETLKMLGSVTSEEVQYMMAELDTDGDGFISFEEFEEFARANRGLIKDVAKIF, from the coding sequence ATGGCTGAAGATCCACAAGACGTAGCCGACCGCGAACGAGTCTTCAAGCGTTTTGATTTAAATGGTGATGGGAAAATTTCTTCAGCAGAACTTGGAGAGACCTTGAAGATGTTAGGCTCTGTAACCTCTGAAGAAGTCCAGTACATGATGGCTGAACTTGACACTGATGGGGATGGCTTTATTTCTTTTGAAGAATTCGAAGAATTTGCTCGTGCCAATAGAGGTTTGATCAAGGATGTTGCTAAAATATTCTAG